A single region of the Kwoniella botswanensis chromosome 1, complete sequence genome encodes:
- a CDS encoding 1-pyrroline-5-carboxylate dehydrogenase: MTSQLASFKVPVIDNEPMKNYAAGSEERKGLQAAVEKMLNSAPYEVPCVINGKEVKTGDIQSQPMPHDHANPLCTYHAASSEDVNQAIEGALAARQSWEEIPWADKAAIFLKAADLIAGKYRYELMAATMLGQGKNAWQAEIDAAAELCDFLRFSVKYVEELYQQQPPRNSQGVWNRVEFRPLEGFVLAVTPFNFTAIGGNLVGAPAIVGNVIVWKPSPMATYSSYIVHRIFLEAGMPPSVIQFVPGNAPEVVKQCIDHKAFAGLHFTGSTQIFRKLWKDISNNLDIYRGYPRIVGETGGKNFHLYHSSAEIKSGVHQAIRAAFEYSGQKCSALSRCYVPSSLWNNGFKDQLVDETNKITVGPCTEWNHFTGPVIGRPAFDKITSIIEQAKKAGGEVIAGGEWDDSKGYFIKPTVIVTKDPKSISMTQEIFGPVLTVYVYEDSEYDNLPKLIEDTTEYALTGSIFAQERAALVSAAHKLRNAAGNFYINDKCTGAVVGQQPFGGARASGTNDKSGSIAIFSRFVSMRSIKENFIAPQDHYYPSNFL, encoded by the exons ATGACTTCTCAACTTGCCTCTTTTAAAGTTCCCGTCATTGACAATGAGCCAATG AAAAATTACGCTGCTGGCAgtgaggagaggaaggggttGCAGGCTGCCGTTGAGAAGATGCTCAACAGTGCTCCTTACGAAGTCCCATGTGTGATCAACgggaaagag GTTAAAACCGGTGATATCCAATCACAACCTATGCCTCATGATCATGCCAACCCCTTGTGTACCTACCATGCCGCTTCGAGCGAAGATGTCAACCAAGCTATTGAAGGTGCCTTAGCCGCTCGACAATCATGGGAAGAGATCCCCTGGGCCGACAAAGCTGCTATTTTCCTTAAAGCCGCCGACTTGATCGCCGGTAAATACAGATACGAATTGATGGCTGCTACCATGCTTGGTCAGGGTAAAAACGCTTGGCAAGCTGAGATCGACGCTGctgctgag CTCTGTGACTTTTTGAGATTCTCAGTCAAATACGTCGAAGAACTctaccaacaacaacctcctaGAAACTCCCAAGGTGTCTGGAA CCGAGTTGAGTTCCGACCCCTTGAAGGCTTCGTCCTTGCTGTCACCCCTTTCAACTTCACTGCCATTGGTGGTAACCTCGTTGGTGCTCCCGCTATCGTTGGTAACGTAATCGTCTGGAAACCATCCCCAATGGCTACCTACTCCAGCTACATCGTCCACAGAATCTTCCTCGAAGCCGGTATGCCTCCATCCGTGATCCAATTCGTTCCCGGAAACGCACCTGAAGTTGTCAAACAATGTATCGACCACAAAGCCTTTGCTGGTTTACACTTCACTGGATCTACCCAAATCTTCCGAAAATTGTGGAAGGACATCTCTAACAACCTTGACATTTACCGAGGATACCCAAGAATCGTTGGTGAAACCGGTGGAAAGAACTTCCACTTGTACCACTCATCCGCCGAGATCAAATCAGGTGTTCACCAAGCTATCCGAGCAGCTTTCGAATACTCTGGTCAGAAATGTTCAGCCTTATCTAGATGTTACGTCCCATCTTCATTATGGAACAATGGATTCAAAGATCAATTAGTTGACGAGACCAACAAGATCACCGTCGGACCATGTACCGAATGGAACCACTTCACTGGTCCTGTCATTGGTCGACCCGCTTTCGACAAGAttacctccatcatcgaacAAGCTAAGAAAGCCGGTGGTGAAGTTATTGCCGGtggtgaatgggatgacTCCAAAGGTTATTTCATCAAACCTACCGTTATCGTCACCAAGGATCCTAAATCTATTTCTATGACTCAAGAGATCTTCGGTCCAGTGTTGACTGTATACGTATATGAAGATTCGGAATATGACAACTTGCCTAAATTGATTGAAGATACTACCGAATACGCTTTGACCGGATCGATCTTCGCTCAAGAACGTGCTGCCTTGGTATCTGCCGCTCACAAATTACGGAACGCCGCTGGAAACTTCTACATCAACGACAAATGTACTGGTGCCGTTGTTGGGCAACAGCCTTTCGGTGGTGCTAGAGCTTCGGGAACAAACGATAAATCAGGTTCTATCGCTATTTTCTCGAGATTCGTTTCAATGAGATCTATCAAGGAGAACTTTATCGCTCCTCAGGATCACTACTACCCTTCCAACTTCCTTTAA